A part of Aegilops tauschii subsp. strangulata cultivar AL8/78 chromosome 2, Aet v6.0, whole genome shotgun sequence genomic DNA contains:
- the LOC109736818 gene encoding peroxisome biogenesis protein 22, with product MASESAAAASASSPAAARAGAGKDDELADLVRRIVDVLSRYSDRLPFDLDRQKLRSLTTLAAIAITIVFAWKLLRAPPEQPRRPRRRDAPSSSNTSSRSQPGALVGTDACSSVDSRAHEAINQLFQPVNLTLEQLVRHKLSEGRRVTCRLLGVILEETTPEELQNHVTVRPSVLEVLLEIAKICDVYLMEHVLDDESEEKVLSALSEAGLFTSGSLVREKVLFCSTEIGRTSFVRQLEPDWHIDSSPEIVHQLSRFIKYQLHISPQQTERVSPNVFSSASLEQFFGGLDQR from the exons ATGGCGTCGGAgtccgcggcggcggcgtcggcttcgtctccggcggcggcgcgggccgggGCCGGGAAGGACGACGAGCTGGCCGATCTGGTGCGGCGCATCGTCGACGTCCTCTCCCGCTACTCCGATCGCCTCCCCTTCGACCTCGACCGCCAG AAGCTTCGCTCGCTTACCACACTTGCTGCAATTGCCATCACAATTGTATTTGCCTGGAAACTGTTGAGAGCTCCTCCAGAGCAACCTCGGAGGCCACGGAGACGGGATGCTCCATCATCTAGCAACACAAGCAGTAGATCACAGCCAGGTGCTTTGGTCGGAACAGATGCCTGCTCATCAGTAGATTCAAGAGCACATGAAGCGATCAATCAGCTTTTCCAACCAGTAAAT CTGACTCTTGAGCAGCTTGTCAGGCATAAACTGAGCGAAGGGCGAAGG GTTACCTGCCGGTTACTTGGTGTGATTTTGGAGGAAACAACTCCAGAGGAGCTCCAG AATCACGTCACAGTGAGACCTTCTGTCTTGGAGGTTCTTCTAGAAATTGCAAAAATTTGTGACGTCTATCTGATGGAGCACGTTCTTGATGATGAAAGTGAG GAAAAGGTACTGTCTGCCCTAAGTGAAGCTGGGCTTTTTACCAGTGGCAGTTTGGTGAGAGAGAAG GTTCTGTTCTGCAGTACGGAAATTGGTCGCACCTCTTTTGTCCGGCAACTGGAACCTGACTGGCACATTGACTCGAGTCCTGAAATCGTTCACCAGTTATCT AGGTTTATCAAGTATCAGCTGCACATTTCGCCACAGCAAACGGAGAGGGTGTCACCCAATGTTTTCAGCTCTGCAAGCTTGGAACAGTTCTTTGGAGGTCTTGATCAGAGATGA